The following coding sequences are from one Kushneria phosphatilytica window:
- a CDS encoding class I SAM-dependent methyltransferase: MSDPHEQWLARWREGRIGFHLAEPHPRLIGYWAGLGLAQGTRILVPLCGKTPDMRWLAAQGHEVIGVELASEALEAFVAEGDLPVEYTREGDFERWKQGRITLHGGDFFRFRPAMAGELSGFYDRAALIALPPPTRQRYALHLAQLMPPGSAGLLIALTHAGGPAQGPPYAVDEHEVRRLFEANFRCEWLRSDEDVERGMCEHLWRLVRRGPGQAGT, encoded by the coding sequence ATGAGCGATCCGCATGAACAATGGCTGGCGCGCTGGCGGGAAGGGCGAATCGGCTTTCATCTCGCCGAGCCCCACCCTCGACTGATCGGGTACTGGGCCGGATTGGGACTGGCGCAGGGCACGCGAATACTGGTCCCCCTGTGCGGAAAAACACCCGATATGCGCTGGCTGGCTGCGCAGGGGCATGAGGTGATCGGTGTGGAACTGGCCTCCGAGGCGCTGGAAGCCTTTGTGGCCGAAGGCGACCTACCGGTCGAGTACACCCGTGAGGGTGATTTCGAGCGCTGGAAACAGGGCCGTATCACACTCCATGGGGGTGATTTCTTTCGCTTCCGTCCGGCCATGGCAGGGGAATTATCGGGCTTTTACGATCGTGCGGCACTGATAGCGCTCCCCCCGCCAACCCGACAGCGTTATGCCCTGCATCTGGCTCAGCTGATGCCGCCCGGGTCGGCAGGTCTACTGATTGCACTGACGCATGCTGGCGGCCCTGCCCAGGGGCCGCCTTATGCCGTGGATGAACATGAGGTGCGCCGCCTGTTCGAGGCCAACTTCCGATGCGAATGGCTGCGCTCGGATGAGGATGTGGAGCGGGGCATGTGCGAGCACCTGTGGCGTCTTGTCAGGCGAGGTCCCGGGCAGGCCGGGACCTGA
- the ggt gene encoding gamma-glutamyltransferase → MKRTLCRLLLVVTLGTVSFGALADTDDAPILEGERFNPVIGQHGMVATSNQLASRIAHQVLSEGGNAVDAAVTAGFALAVTQPRSGNIGGGGFMLISDEKSDKVISIDYREKAPSGAWRTMFQDENGDVVEQRSRFSANASGVPGTVAGLALALDRYGTLSLAEALKPAIRLARDGFVVVPRFADGLQAAAERLRQWDATRNKFYKSNGGFYQPGDVFRQPELADTLQRIADHGVDEFYRGKTADLIVKTIQSHGGIMTREDLANYQPVVRQPVHGTYRGYDIYSMGPPSSGGVHIVQILNIIENDDIGAMGFNSAATMHLMSEAMSRAYADRSKYLGDPDFVDVPVQALTSKAYARSLRQQIDMHHATPASDLGPGNPTRYESNETTHFSVADDSGLAVSNTYTLNFSYGSGLTVAGAGFLLNNEMDDFSSKPGVPNAYGLIGGEANAIEGNKRMLSSMSPTIVKHDGRNFLITGSPGGSRIITTTLEVISNVIDHHMNVQSAVSVPRFHDQWLPDEIRIEQGISPDTIERLESMGHKVVKKDAMGASQSILIRDDGTFTGGADPRRSTSSAMGL, encoded by the coding sequence ATGAAACGAACACTATGCCGACTTCTGCTTGTAGTAACGCTCGGCACCGTCTCGTTCGGCGCCCTGGCCGACACCGACGACGCTCCGATTCTGGAAGGCGAGCGCTTCAATCCCGTGATCGGCCAGCACGGCATGGTCGCGACAAGCAATCAGCTGGCAAGTCGAATCGCGCACCAGGTGCTCTCGGAAGGTGGTAATGCCGTGGATGCCGCGGTAACCGCTGGTTTCGCGCTAGCTGTTACCCAGCCACGTTCGGGCAACATCGGGGGTGGGGGCTTCATGCTGATTTCCGATGAAAAAAGCGACAAGGTCATTTCCATCGACTATCGCGAGAAGGCACCTTCAGGCGCCTGGCGTACCATGTTTCAGGATGAGAATGGTGATGTGGTCGAGCAACGTTCGCGCTTTTCTGCCAACGCTTCAGGCGTACCCGGCACGGTCGCGGGACTGGCACTGGCACTCGATCGCTATGGCACCCTGAGTCTTGCAGAAGCCCTCAAGCCGGCCATTCGACTGGCACGAGACGGCTTTGTGGTCGTGCCGCGTTTTGCCGACGGCCTGCAGGCGGCGGCCGAGCGACTCAGGCAATGGGATGCTACCCGGAACAAGTTCTACAAGAGTAATGGCGGTTTCTACCAACCTGGTGATGTTTTTCGCCAACCCGAACTCGCGGATACCTTGCAACGTATCGCCGATCATGGCGTCGATGAGTTCTATCGCGGGAAAACTGCCGATCTGATCGTAAAGACCATTCAATCCCACGGAGGCATAATGACCCGTGAGGACCTGGCCAACTATCAGCCTGTGGTCCGTCAGCCGGTTCATGGCACCTACCGCGGTTATGATATCTACTCGATGGGCCCGCCCTCCTCCGGCGGCGTGCATATCGTTCAGATACTCAACATCATCGAAAACGATGACATCGGCGCCATGGGCTTCAATTCGGCTGCCACCATGCATCTGATGAGCGAGGCGATGAGCCGTGCCTATGCCGATCGCTCGAAATATCTCGGCGACCCTGATTTTGTTGACGTACCGGTACAGGCACTGACCTCAAAGGCCTATGCCAGGTCGCTGCGTCAGCAGATCGACATGCATCACGCCACGCCGGCCAGCGACCTCGGCCCGGGCAATCCGACCCGTTATGAGTCGAATGAAACCACACACTTCTCGGTGGCCGATGACTCCGGACTGGCGGTCTCCAACACCTATACACTGAATTTCAGCTACGGCTCGGGCCTGACCGTCGCCGGTGCCGGTTTTCTGCTCAACAACGAAATGGACGACTTTTCCTCCAAGCCCGGTGTTCCCAACGCCTACGGCCTGATTGGCGGCGAGGCCAACGCCATCGAGGGCAACAAGCGCATGCTTTCTTCGATGTCGCCGACCATTGTCAAACACGACGGCCGCAATTTCCTGATTACCGGCAGTCCGGGCGGATCGCGCATCATTACCACTACCCTGGAAGTCATCAGCAACGTGATCGATCATCACATGAACGTGCAGAGCGCGGTCAGCGTTCCCCGCTTTCATGATCAGTGGCTGCCCGATGAGATCCGTATTGAACAGGGCATCAGCCCCGACACCATCGAACGGCTGGAAAGCATGGGTCACAAGGTCGTGAAGAAGGATGCCATGGGCGCCAGTCAGTCGATTCTGATTCGTGATGACGGTACCTTTACCGGCGGGGCCGATCCACGTCGATCGACCTCCTCGGCGATGGGGCTATAA
- a CDS encoding sugar kinase — MTILNSHPPAHDIVTFGETMAMLVAGETGPLSHVTHFTKRIAGADSNVAIGLARLGLEVAWISRVGNDSLGRFITDTLIGEGIDCSRVLIDDEYPTGFQFKSRRDDGGDPEVEYFRRGSAASRLAPHDLPRALLQSARHLHCTGIPPALSDATLALTRHAMSTMRELGGTVSFDPNLRPALWPDTATMQAEINALAAMADWVMPGLEEGRILTGLDTAEAIADFYLERGAREVVIKLGADGAWWQNRDSSLHCPAQSVSRIVDTVGAGDGFAAGFISARLEGLSPRDCLERANFIGACALGVAGDMEGLPRRDELDVGTHTARTSF; from the coding sequence ATGACCATCCTCAACAGTCACCCACCCGCTCATGACATCGTCACATTCGGTGAGACGATGGCCATGCTGGTTGCCGGGGAAACCGGACCACTCAGCCATGTCACCCATTTCACCAAACGCATTGCCGGCGCCGACAGCAACGTCGCCATCGGCCTCGCCCGGCTCGGGCTCGAAGTGGCCTGGATCAGTCGCGTAGGTAACGACAGTCTCGGCCGTTTCATCACCGACACCCTGATCGGCGAGGGAATCGATTGCAGCCGTGTCCTGATCGATGACGAATACCCTACCGGATTTCAATTCAAGTCACGTCGCGATGATGGCGGCGATCCCGAAGTGGAATATTTTCGTCGCGGGTCGGCTGCCAGTCGGCTGGCGCCACACGACCTGCCCCGGGCACTTTTGCAGAGTGCGCGCCATCTGCACTGTACAGGCATCCCGCCTGCCCTGAGCGACGCTACCCTCGCACTGACCCGACATGCCATGAGTACCATGCGTGAACTGGGCGGCACGGTCTCCTTTGATCCCAATCTGCGTCCGGCACTGTGGCCAGACACCGCCACCATGCAAGCCGAGATCAACGCCCTTGCTGCCATGGCGGACTGGGTCATGCCGGGGCTGGAAGAGGGCCGAATATTGACCGGGCTCGATACTGCCGAAGCCATCGCTGATTTCTACCTCGAGCGCGGTGCTCGTGAGGTCGTGATCAAGCTTGGTGCCGACGGTGCCTGGTGGCAGAACCGCGATAGCAGCCTGCACTGTCCTGCCCAATCCGTTTCCCGAATTGTAGATACCGTCGGCGCCGGCGACGGCTTTGCCGCCGGTTTCATCAGTGCGCGTCTTGAAGGGCTGTCCCCCCGAGACTGTCTCGAACGTGCCAACTTCATCGGTGCCTGTGCTCTTGGTGTCGCCGGTGACATGGAAGGGCTACCCCGACGTGACGAGCTCGACGTCGGCACTCACACAGCCCGCACGTCTTTCTGA
- a CDS encoding NAD(P)/FAD-dependent oxidoreductase has translation MSLPRIVVVGGGAGGFELATRLGRKLGRHNRAEIILVDRNPTHIWKPLLHEVATGALDQGLDEVSYQAHARSHGYRYQLGTLSGLDREARHITLAPVHDEKGETVLGERTLRYDYLVLSVGSVSNDFGTPGVAEHCYFLDSTRQAEAFRQAMLNTFLRYSDPAHREKSHLSVAIVGGGATGVELSAELHNATQMLNSYGYSEIDRDQLQIHLIEAAPRILPALPERIGESARRELDKLGVQIHTDTKITSADRRGFDTADGSRIDADLTVWAAGVRAPEVLSELGLSTQRNHQIRVHQTMQSVDDERIFALGDCAACPQGEDRMVPPRAQAAHQMANTLYGNLVAAMNNRPLKKFHYRDMGSLISLAHFDAVGNVMRGASARGLFVEGALAKLFYASLYRMHQRAIHGSFRTALKIMVDRLNNWLRPRLKLH, from the coding sequence ATGTCATTACCCCGCATTGTGGTGGTCGGCGGCGGCGCCGGCGGCTTTGAACTCGCCACCCGACTCGGCCGCAAACTGGGTCGGCACAACAGGGCCGAGATCATCCTGGTTGATCGCAACCCCACGCATATCTGGAAACCGTTACTACACGAAGTAGCCACCGGGGCGCTCGATCAGGGACTTGATGAAGTCTCCTATCAGGCGCATGCACGCAGTCATGGCTACCGCTATCAGTTGGGCACGCTGAGTGGCCTGGATCGCGAAGCACGCCATATTACCCTGGCGCCGGTACATGACGAGAAGGGAGAGACTGTACTGGGTGAACGCACCCTGAGGTATGATTACCTGGTACTCTCCGTCGGCAGTGTTTCCAATGATTTTGGTACGCCTGGTGTTGCCGAGCATTGCTATTTTCTCGACAGTACCCGTCAGGCCGAAGCCTTTCGCCAGGCCATGCTCAACACCTTTCTGCGCTACAGCGATCCGGCCCATCGCGAAAAATCGCACCTGTCGGTGGCCATTGTCGGTGGTGGCGCAACCGGCGTGGAACTCTCCGCGGAACTTCACAATGCTACCCAGATGCTCAACAGCTATGGGTATTCGGAGATCGATCGGGACCAGCTGCAGATTCATCTGATCGAGGCGGCGCCGCGTATTCTGCCGGCCCTCCCGGAACGCATTGGCGAGTCGGCTCGCCGCGAGCTCGACAAGCTCGGCGTTCAGATTCACACCGATACCAAAATCACCTCTGCCGACAGGCGTGGTTTCGATACGGCCGATGGCAGCCGCATTGATGCCGATCTAACCGTCTGGGCAGCCGGTGTGCGCGCTCCCGAAGTGCTCAGCGAGCTGGGGCTCTCCACCCAGCGCAATCATCAGATTCGCGTTCATCAGACCATGCAAAGTGTGGATGATGAGCGCATCTTCGCTCTTGGCGACTGTGCAGCCTGTCCTCAGGGAGAGGACAGGATGGTCCCCCCACGCGCCCAGGCAGCGCACCAGATGGCCAACACCCTTTATGGCAATCTGGTGGCAGCCATGAACAACCGGCCGCTGAAGAAGTTTCACTACCGTGATATGGGATCACTGATCTCACTGGCTCATTTCGACGCAGTGGGCAATGTCATGCGCGGTGCCTCGGCACGCGGTCTGTTTGTCGAAGGCGCTCTGGCCAAGCTCTTTTATGCTTCGCTTTACCGCATGCATCAGCGCGCCATCCATGGCAGCTTTCGCACAGCACTCAAGATCATGGTCGATCGGCTCAACAACTGGCTGCGGCCGCGCCTCAAGCTGCATTGA
- a CDS encoding LacI family DNA-binding transcriptional regulator translates to MSSDHTCSGQSRPNRQRRPTIHDVARDAGISKTSVSRYFGTERALLSESMRTRIEASIERLGFRPDRIASSLRGRRTGLIGMLVADMRNPYTVAMVHGAELACRENRYSLVVCNTDSDDALEQRHLEVLQGYSIEGLIVHTPGHNATTLSEMLEAGLPMVQVDRRLETLECDMVGLDNEQAMSLAIGHLAEQGYREVFLISEPAAAISSREARLAAFQREISRHALTGQVHQQAFTPEPDEAELDHYLATCLADARHNRRAVLCANGVVTLAVCQSLYRHSATPFAHIGLMGIDELDWCALVGPGITTIAQPVGEIGRLSFKRLLAHIEGEPTSASDYTFPATLNPRGSTSGTC, encoded by the coding sequence ATGTCCTCGGATCACACTTGCTCCGGTCAATCACGGCCCAACCGTCAGCGTCGCCCTACCATCCATGATGTTGCCCGGGACGCCGGTATTTCCAAGACCAGTGTCTCGCGCTACTTCGGTACCGAACGTGCCTTGCTTTCGGAATCGATGCGTACCCGTATCGAAGCGTCCATCGAGCGGCTGGGGTTTCGTCCCGACCGAATCGCCAGCAGTTTGCGAGGTCGTCGCACCGGCCTGATCGGCATGCTGGTAGCCGACATGCGCAATCCCTACACCGTCGCCATGGTGCACGGGGCGGAACTCGCCTGCCGGGAGAACCGATATTCGCTGGTAGTCTGCAACACCGATAGTGACGACGCGCTCGAGCAGCGCCACCTGGAGGTCCTGCAGGGCTACAGCATCGAGGGACTGATCGTTCACACCCCGGGACACAACGCCACGACCCTGAGCGAAATGCTCGAGGCCGGACTGCCGATGGTACAGGTGGACCGCCGTCTGGAAACACTGGAGTGCGATATGGTTGGACTCGACAACGAGCAGGCCATGTCGCTCGCCATCGGGCATCTGGCCGAACAGGGCTATCGCGAAGTTTTCCTGATCAGCGAGCCTGCGGCTGCCATCAGCTCTCGTGAAGCTCGTCTGGCCGCATTCCAGCGTGAGATAAGCCGACACGCACTGACAGGCCAGGTACATCAGCAGGCCTTTACCCCCGAGCCTGATGAGGCCGAGCTCGATCACTATCTTGCTACCTGTCTCGCTGACGCCAGGCACAATCGGCGAGCCGTGCTGTGCGCCAACGGGGTGGTGACCCTGGCGGTCTGCCAGTCCCTTTATCGGCACAGCGCTACCCCCTTTGCCCATATCGGGCTGATGGGCATCGACGAGCTGGACTGGTGCGCCCTGGTCGGTCCGGGCATTACTACCATCGCCCAGCCGGTCGGTGAGATCGGCCGTCTCTCCTTCAAGCGCCTGCTGGCGCACATCGAAGGAGAGCCGACATCGGCCAGCGACTACACCTTCCCCGCCACGCTGAATCCTCGTGGCTCCACGTCAGGAACGTGTTGA
- a CDS encoding 2-hydroxyacid dehydrogenase encodes MSRKTVLVYQRPLKPALHERLTQECEVLDFTDRKDLHNDADFREALKRAHGLIGSSVPMDRNLLAEAENLEVISSISVGVDNYDIDYLTERGIVLCHTPDVLTETTADTAFLLVLATARRGVELANMVRNGEWTSSIAEPHFGVDVQGKHLGIVGMGRIGAAIGRRGRFGFNMTVSYHNRSRHEDFEQELGASWRELDDLLRECDFIVVTVPLSEATREMFGKREFELMGDQAIFINIARGGVVDEPALIEALKNGTIRAAGLDVFTTEPLPGDSPLARMDNVVALPHIGSATHETRYAMAELAVNNLLAALADQKPQAPYNWEQLKR; translated from the coding sequence ATGTCCCGCAAGACGGTTCTGGTTTATCAACGTCCGCTCAAGCCAGCTCTGCATGAGCGACTGACACAAGAGTGCGAAGTCCTCGATTTCACGGACAGGAAGGATCTACACAACGATGCCGATTTCCGCGAGGCACTGAAGCGGGCGCACGGCCTGATCGGTTCCAGTGTTCCCATGGATCGGAACCTGCTGGCCGAGGCAGAAAACCTGGAAGTTATTTCAAGCATTTCAGTTGGTGTCGACAACTACGATATCGACTACCTGACCGAGCGCGGCATAGTGCTGTGCCACACCCCCGATGTGTTGACCGAAACGACCGCCGACACTGCCTTCCTGCTGGTTCTTGCCACCGCCCGGCGCGGGGTCGAGCTGGCCAACATGGTGCGCAACGGCGAGTGGACCAGCAGTATTGCCGAACCTCACTTCGGCGTCGACGTGCAGGGCAAGCATCTGGGTATCGTCGGTATGGGGCGGATCGGCGCGGCCATCGGCCGACGCGGCAGATTCGGCTTCAACATGACTGTCAGCTATCACAACCGCTCGCGTCATGAGGATTTCGAGCAGGAACTTGGCGCCAGCTGGCGAGAGCTTGATGATCTGTTACGCGAGTGCGACTTCATCGTCGTTACCGTACCGCTCTCCGAAGCTACCCGTGAGATGTTCGGCAAGCGTGAGTTCGAACTGATGGGCGATCAGGCGATCTTCATCAATATTGCACGCGGTGGTGTGGTCGATGAGCCAGCCCTGATCGAAGCGCTGAAGAATGGCACGATTCGTGCAGCCGGACTCGATGTATTTACCACCGAACCCCTGCCGGGCGATTCACCGCTCGCCCGAATGGATAACGTGGTTGCCCTGCCTCATATCGGCTCGGCCACGCATGAAACCCGCTATGCCATGGCCGAGCTGGCAGTCAACAATCTGCTGGCAGCACTGGCAGACCAGAAACCCCAGGCCCCCTACAACTGGGAGCAGCTCAAGCGCTGA
- a CDS encoding GIY-YIG nuclease family protein — MASDADTFPPCWWLYIIEMADGRLYTGITTDVERRLTEHRAGGRRGARALRGKGPLILRYSRRVGAHSDALRLEAAIKRWSAARKRALCQSALVDGPGRHDEIDALMATY; from the coding sequence GTGGCCTCGGACGCTGATACGTTTCCCCCATGCTGGTGGCTTTATATCATCGAGATGGCAGATGGCCGGCTTTATACCGGCATTACCACCGATGTTGAGCGGCGGTTGACCGAACACCGGGCCGGTGGCCGGCGAGGGGCGCGTGCGTTGCGTGGCAAGGGGCCACTGATCCTGCGCTATTCTCGCCGGGTGGGGGCCCACTCCGACGCGTTGCGTCTGGAAGCCGCCATCAAGCGCTGGTCAGCTGCCAGAAAGCGGGCGCTGTGTCAGTCAGCCCTGGTGGATGGCCCGGGGCGACATGATGAAATCGATGCACTGATGGCGACGTATTAG
- a CDS encoding phosphoglycolate phosphatase — MHAALKDRALICWDLDGTLIDSAPDLARAVDAVLAERGLPTAGLDNVRQWIGNGARKLVERALTASSGQVPNDETLTAAHADFLEYYRRAPCVDTRLYPGVVDCLAALQRQGMQQALVTNKPEAFIAPILRTFGIEQYFNLTLGGDALSQKKPDPAPLLHAASVLDVLPEKALMIGDSRNDIEAGRAAGFRTLALSWGYNHGEPIAASHPDYLLDSLKGLI, encoded by the coding sequence ATGCATGCAGCACTCAAGGACAGGGCACTGATCTGCTGGGATCTCGATGGGACACTGATTGATTCGGCCCCGGACCTGGCCCGGGCAGTAGACGCGGTACTTGCCGAACGGGGTCTGCCAACAGCGGGCCTCGATAATGTCAGACAGTGGATCGGCAATGGCGCGCGCAAGCTTGTTGAGCGGGCGCTGACGGCAAGTTCAGGCCAGGTACCGAATGACGAGACGCTGACGGCGGCCCATGCCGATTTTCTGGAGTATTACCGTCGGGCGCCCTGTGTGGATACCCGATTGTACCCCGGGGTGGTTGATTGCCTTGCTGCCTTGCAGCGCCAGGGGATGCAGCAGGCGCTGGTCACCAACAAGCCGGAAGCCTTCATTGCCCCCATTCTGCGCACCTTTGGGATTGAGCAGTATTTCAACCTGACTCTGGGGGGTGATGCGCTGTCGCAGAAAAAACCCGATCCTGCGCCGCTGCTGCATGCGGCAAGCGTGTTGGACGTACTGCCTGAAAAAGCGTTGATGATCGGGGACTCTCGCAATGATATTGAAGCCGGCAGGGCGGCCGGTTTTCGAACACTGGCACTAAGCTGGGGCTATAATCATGGTGAACCCATTGCCGCCAGCCATCCCGACTATCTGCTTGATTCACTCAAGGGACTCATTTAG
- a CDS encoding MFS transporter, which yields MATRLPVRRWWYLMPIVFITYSLAYVDRANYSFAAAGGMAEDLHITSAMSSLLGSLFFLGYFFCQIPGTIYAEKRSARVLIFWCLLSWGVLATLTGIVPNAYGLIVIRFLLGVTEAAVMPAMLVYLSHWFTRAERSRANTFLILGNPVTVLWMSVLSGYIIDNTDWRWMFILEGAPALIWAVCWWFLVDDRPEQAKWLKQDEKQALADTFQEEQRDLKPVANYTTAFKTPQVILLCLQYFCWSIGVYGFVLWLPSILSKAGQIDIVETGWLSAAPYLAAVIGMLLVSWASDKQLNRRHFVWPPLLIAGLAFMGSYMLGAHHFWWSYALLIIAGFGLYAPYGPFFAIIPELLPSNVAGGAIALVNSCGALGGFLGAYGVGYLNGLTGTPAASYIAMGGSVLLSALLIQFVRPVTEQEPSRPTEAAAHS from the coding sequence ATGGCAACGCGGCTGCCCGTTCGGCGCTGGTGGTATCTGATGCCGATCGTTTTCATCACCTACAGTCTGGCCTACGTCGACCGGGCCAATTACAGCTTTGCCGCTGCCGGTGGCATGGCCGAAGATCTGCATATCACTTCGGCGATGTCATCACTGCTCGGCTCACTATTCTTCCTGGGATATTTCTTCTGCCAGATCCCCGGCACCATTTATGCCGAAAAACGCAGTGCTCGAGTCCTGATCTTCTGGTGTCTGCTTTCATGGGGCGTATTGGCAACCCTGACCGGCATTGTCCCCAATGCCTATGGTCTGATCGTGATCCGCTTTTTACTGGGCGTCACCGAAGCTGCCGTCATGCCAGCCATGCTGGTCTATCTCAGTCACTGGTTCACGCGTGCCGAACGCTCACGGGCCAATACCTTTCTGATTCTTGGCAATCCGGTCACGGTATTGTGGATGTCGGTGCTCTCCGGCTACATCATCGACAATACTGACTGGCGCTGGATGTTCATTCTCGAAGGCGCGCCGGCCCTGATCTGGGCAGTATGCTGGTGGTTTCTGGTCGATGACCGCCCTGAACAGGCAAAGTGGCTCAAGCAGGATGAAAAACAGGCACTGGCCGATACCTTTCAGGAAGAGCAGCGCGACCTGAAACCGGTGGCCAATTACACGACAGCTTTCAAAACACCACAGGTCATACTGCTCTGTCTGCAATACTTCTGCTGGAGTATCGGCGTCTATGGCTTCGTACTCTGGCTGCCCTCAATCCTGTCAAAGGCGGGTCAGATCGATATCGTCGAGACCGGCTGGCTCTCCGCAGCGCCCTATCTGGCGGCAGTAATCGGCATGTTGCTGGTATCCTGGGCCTCTGACAAACAACTCAATCGCCGTCATTTCGTCTGGCCGCCGCTGCTCATCGCCGGACTCGCCTTCATGGGCTCTTATATGCTGGGCGCCCACCACTTCTGGTGGTCCTATGCCCTGCTGATCATTGCCGGATTCGGCCTTTATGCCCCTTACGGGCCCTTCTTTGCCATCATTCCGGAACTGCTGCCGAGCAATGTCGCCGGCGGAGCGATCGCACTGGTTAATTCCTGTGGTGCATTGGGCGGTTTTCTGGGTGCCTATGGCGTAGGCTATCTTAATGGCCTGACCGGTACGCCTGCCGCCTCTTATATCGCCATGGGTGGCTCGGTACTGCTATCGGCCCTGCTGATCCAGTTTGTGCGCCCGGTCACCGAACAGGAGCCCTCCCGGCCCACCGAGGCGGCCGCGCACTCCTGA
- a CDS encoding sugar phosphate isomerase/epimerase family protein — translation MGPVMICTSAFGAEHVTRHGQGEMIAHIIAAGADGIELREELLSCHDHPLEALRCRLAESGLSVVYSAATPLFDAQGDHDSEAIGRSLMRAEMLGATRIKFALGQWPANTASPERALQALLARFERTPLAITIENDQTVRGGDPRHHLQLYHSLQQLAPDSPRIRGPQALSSTFDLGNGYWSGHSVVDGLNALASRIGYVHCKHVRNDMDGLHACPPDDNALQQWSRLWSVLPSNLPRALEYPVPPGDLPDLRRQVERLRHLPLKESR, via the coding sequence ATGGGTCCGGTAATGATCTGTACTTCGGCCTTCGGGGCCGAGCATGTTACTCGTCATGGCCAGGGCGAGATGATCGCCCACATCATCGCCGCCGGCGCCGATGGCATCGAGCTGCGAGAAGAACTCTTGAGCTGCCATGACCATCCCCTCGAAGCGCTGCGATGCAGGCTGGCCGAGAGCGGCCTGTCCGTCGTCTATTCCGCCGCTACGCCGCTGTTTGATGCTCAGGGTGACCACGACAGCGAAGCCATCGGCCGCTCACTGATGCGAGCCGAAATGCTGGGCGCCACGCGGATCAAGTTCGCGCTGGGACAATGGCCCGCGAATACCGCCTCACCTGAACGGGCACTACAGGCACTGCTGGCACGTTTCGAGCGCACACCGCTGGCGATCACGATCGAAAATGATCAAACCGTCCGTGGCGGCGACCCCAGGCATCACTTGCAGCTTTATCACAGCCTGCAACAGCTGGCCCCCGACTCGCCGCGTATCCGCGGTCCACAGGCACTTTCCTCTACCTTCGATCTCGGCAATGGCTACTGGAGCGGTCATTCGGTAGTCGACGGACTCAACGCACTGGCATCGCGGATCGGCTACGTACACTGCAAGCATGTCCGCAATGACATGGACGGGCTTCACGCCTGCCCGCCCGACGATAACGCGTTACAGCAATGGTCCCGGCTCTGGTCCGTTCTGCCATCCAATCTGCCACGAGCGCTGGAATACCCTGTCCCGCCCGGCGATCTGCCTGATCTGCGCCGACAGGTCGAGCGACTGCGCCACCTGCCTCTGAAGGAGTCCCGTTGA
- the rpe gene encoding ribulose-phosphate 3-epimerase, whose translation MPALEPKIAPSILSADLARLGDEVSDVLASGADMIHFDVMDNHYVPNLTFGAPVCKALRDYGITAPIDVHLMVKPVDELIHAFIEAGASDITFHPEASEHIDRSLSLVRDAGLRCGLVFNPATPLTWLDHVMDKVDMILLMSVNPGFGGQSFIPHTMEKLRQARERIEASGRDIRLEVDGGVNADNIGEIAAAGADTFVAGSSIFKARRDDDPHRYDSIIGAMRRGLGR comes from the coding sequence GTGCCTGCACTTGAACCGAAGATTGCCCCGTCGATCCTGTCTGCCGATCTCGCCCGACTGGGTGATGAGGTCAGCGATGTGCTGGCCAGTGGTGCCGACATGATTCACTTTGACGTCATGGACAATCATTATGTCCCCAACCTGACCTTCGGCGCGCCGGTCTGCAAGGCACTGCGCGATTACGGCATTACCGCGCCGATCGATGTTCATCTAATGGTCAAGCCGGTGGATGAGCTGATCCACGCTTTCATCGAGGCCGGCGCCAGTGATATCACCTTCCACCCCGAAGCCAGTGAGCACATCGACCGGTCGCTCTCCCTGGTTCGTGATGCCGGCCTGCGCTGCGGACTGGTGTTCAATCCTGCCACGCCCCTGACATGGCTTGATCATGTCATGGACAAGGTCGACATGATTCTGCTGATGAGCGTCAACCCCGGGTTCGGTGGGCAATCCTTCATTCCACATACGATGGAAAAGCTGCGCCAGGCGCGTGAGCGCATCGAGGCCAGCGGACGTGATATTCGTCTTGAGGTTGACGGCGGCGTGAATGCCGACAATATCGGCGAGATCGCCGCGGCCGGGGCGGATACCTTCGTGGCCGGCTCCTCGATCTTCAAGGCGCGTCGCGACGATGATCCGCATCGCTATGACTCCATCATTGGCGCCATGCGTCGTGGCCTCGGACGCTGA